The nucleotide window CGTAGTAGCTACTGCTCTCCGTAGAACTCCAGAAGTACGCGCTTTCGCCCTCGTAGACGAAATTCCCACTGCCGTTCCTGCGGCCAGCAGGCAACGCCGAGAAGGCGTAGGCGTCCGAGCCATTGCCACTTGTCCCTTCATAATCATTCCAGCCTTCCGTGGACTTCAGCATCTTTCCTACGGTTGCCCACTCCCCAACTGCAGTGATCAGGGTATCCCATTCCGTGGTATCGGGCAGGTGCCAGCCCTCAGGGCATACGCCACGAACTTTGACGTTGCCGAGGTTGCAGTATTCCCCATAGCCGCAACCATTGGCCGTGTTACCCGGTATAATGCCAGCACTATCCATTGCCGCGCTCCACAGGTACAAGCGGCCATATTTAGCGCAATTGGCGGGGTCATCATCATAGCAATAGCTAGAAGAGTCTTCTTCGGCACCTTCAAAAGTCTGCTGAATGTACCTGTAATTCAAGTTCTCCGCCATCCACCACTGTTCACCGATTTTTACGGTCTTGTAAGTCTGTCCGTCCCTGTCGTCCGTCAGGGTGCCATATTCGCAGTTGTCCTCAGTCGCTGTTTTGCAAGGTGAAGCTAAAGAAGCTGTAGGAACCACGGAACTCGACGAACTGTTTTTTTCTGAACTACTTGATTTATAGTCCTTAAGGCAACGAACAGAGAACCCGTTGCGCTTGGTTTCGCCGCCCAGGTACGCATTATCGTCGTCGTAGTACAAGTACATGTGGTACGCGAAGAGGCTATTGTTCTGCGTCGAACTCCAGAAGCTCGCGCCGCTGCCCTCGCGGTAGAAATCCCCAGCGTAGTACCTGTAGCCAGCAGGCAACGCCGAGAAGAAATAGGAATCCGAGCCATTGCCATTTTTTTTCCAGCCTTCCGTGGACTTTAGCATTATTCCTGCCGTTTCTTTTCCCCCTACCGCATTGAACAGGGCGTTCCATTCCGTAGTATCGGGCAGATGCCAGCCTTCAGGGCACACGCCACGAACTTTGACGTTGCCGAGGTTGCAGTTATCCCAATAGCCACAACCATTGGCCGTATTACCAGGTATAATGCCAGCGCTATCCATTGCCGCACTCCACAGGTACAAGCGGCCATATTTAGCGCAATTGGCGGGGTCATCATTATAGCAATAGCTGGAAGAGTCTTCTTCGGCACCATCATCTGTCTGCTGAATGTACCTGTAATTCAAGTTCTCCGCCATCCACACCTGGTCGCCGATTTTCACAGTCTTGTAAGTCTGCCCGTCCCGGTCGTCAGTCAGGGTGCCATATTCACAGTTGTCCCCAGCCTCGGTTTTGCAAGGTGAAGCCACAGAAACTGTAGGGACCACGGAACTCGATGAACTGTTAGACTTGCCATCTTTACTGCTGCTGGATTTGGCTTTGCTACTGGAATCACTCGTCTCGTTAGAACTAGACTTTGCCTTCGCGCTTGACGATGATTTTTTCTCCGAGTCCGGCCGAACCGCCTTAGTCAACGAATCGTCAACGACCCAGAGGCCCTTTTTACAGACATAGGCAGAATCCTCGTCTTCCACATAGGCAGTCTTGCCGTTGAGATCCCTCGTGCAAGATGGCAAGTCGTCGAAAGTGGGAACAACTTTATCGACTTTCTCGCTAGGTTCAGCATCCTTGGCAGAGTCGGAGTCCTTGTCCAGAATCGATTCCGTCAAGGAATCATCGGCAAGTTCTGCGTCCTTGGGGTCGGTTCCCTTGCTGTCGCCACCACAGGCCGCAAGCGCAAGCAACAAGGCCCACAAAGCAAAACCTACAAAGAAACGACTCATGATACCCCCTTGGCGACACTCATTCGGAAAATATACACTTTTTCAATGCATCGTCAACCTGAATAGATTGCTTCGGGACTGTTGGTCCCTCGCAATG belongs to uncultured Fibrobacter sp. and includes:
- a CDS encoding fibrobacter succinogenes major paralogous domain-containing protein, with amino-acid sequence MSRFFVGFALWALLLALAACGGDSKGTDPKDAELADDSLTESILDKDSDSAKDAEPSEKVDKVVPTFDDLPSCTRDLNGKTAYVEDEDSAYVCKKGLWVVDDSLTKAVRPDSEKKSSSSAKAKSSSNETSDSSSKAKSSSSKDGKSNSSSSSVVPTVSVASPCKTEAGDNCEYGTLTDDRDGQTYKTVKIGDQVWMAENLNYRYIQQTDDGAEEDSSSYCYNDDPANCAKYGRLYLWSAAMDSAGIIPGNTANGCGYWDNCNLGNVKVRGVCPEGWHLPDTTEWNALFNAVGGKETAGIMLKSTEGWKKNGNGSDSYFFSALPAGYRYYAGDFYREGSGASFWSSTQNNSLFAYHMYLYYDDDNAYLGGETKRNGFSVRCLKDYKSSSSEKNSSSSSVVPTASLASPCKTATEDNCEYGTLTDDRDGQTYKTVKIGEQWWMAENLNYRYIQQTFEGAEEDSSSYCYDDDPANCAKYGRLYLWSAAMDSAGIIPGNTANGCGYGEYCNLGNVKVRGVCPEGWHLPDTTEWDTLITAVGEWATVGKMLKSTEGWNDYEGTSGNGSDAYAFSALPAGRRNGSGNFVYEGESAYFWSSTESSSYYAYGMGLYNDVGYVDYAAIRKSYGYGYSVRCLRD